A DNA window from Lachancea thermotolerans CBS 6340 chromosome G complete sequence contains the following coding sequences:
- the FYV10 gene encoding glucose-induced degradation complex subunit FYV10 (similar to uniprot|P40492 Saccharomyces cerevisiae YIL097W FYV10 Protein of unknown function required for survival upon exposure to K1 killer toxin involved in proteasome-dependent catabolite inactivation of fructose-1 6-bisphosphatase contains CTLH domain) → MSLINEPSVDFHLKLNEQSFHIPNELLKRNAKLVNKLIEKETKRVSSLFEDVNTLMAGHDDHSAMTKLGEIIKAVELLERKLEKRITVESELLQRIEYRINYFKELDSLKGNEDKDGLVEWYRRYTNILVGDYLTRNSEIYENELTELDRSAHTRQKRKLSSSGGSTPPLNAGIQFLRSQGLEHHLDYDILVTANRISKNLTSNHDLSLLVNWIKENQAYLVSKSSPLEFETRLQEYIELVKDQNYPSAISCFQTHLVKFIKTNFEELKLASGLLVFIKSYQQQMHTPVDVEEKDVSNLSSRSGFFRYFFNRPSLKPPRELKQPTTSEVRIKSASHANFERYTQVLSDERWDVLKDLFLQEYYSMYGISQHEPLLIYLSLGISTLKTRACMHEMETHGGSNDSLTNYLRGEITKTNCPVCSKEFSAISGNLPYAHHIQSSLFDDPVMLPNGNIYDSKKLKQLAVELRSKMLCELQSDQILDPIDQKVFSEKDFITMYPT, encoded by the coding sequence ATGTCGCTCATTAACGAGCCCAGCGTCGACTTTCACTTAAAGCTCAATGAACAATCCTTCCATATCCCCAacgagctcttgaagaggAACGCGAAGCTTGTCAACAAACTGATAGAGAAGGAAACTAAAAGAGTCAGTAGCCTCTTCGAAGATGTGAATACGCTCATGGCAGGCCATGATGACCATTCCGCAATGACTAAACTTGGCGAAATCATTAAGGCCGTTGAGTTGTTAGAACGGAAACTAGAGAAAAGAATCACCGTTGAATCAGAACTTTTACAACGCATCGAGTACAGAATAAActatttcaaagagctaGACTCTTTAAAGGGAAACGAGGACAAGGATGGACTTGTTGAGTGGTATCGGAGATACACCAATATTTTGGTAGGCGATTACCTCACCCGGAACAGCGAGATTTACGAAAATGAACTGACTGAATTGGATCGCAGCGCTCATACGCGGCAGAAGCGCAAGCTTTCATCTTCTGGTGGTAGTACCCCGCCCTTGAATGCAGGAATACAATTTTTGAGGTCTCAGGGGCTCGAACATCATCTTGACTACGACATTCTGGTGACAGCCAACCGTATTTCCAAAAACTTAACATCGAACCACGACTTATCATTATTGGTGAACTGGATAAAGGAGAATCAGGCATATCTTGTTAGCAAATCGTCCCCATTGGAATTTGAAACTAGATTACAGGAGTATATTGAGCTTGTTAAAGACCAAAACTATCCCAGCGCTATAAGCTGCTTCCAAACCCATCTAGTCAAGTTCATAAAAACCAATTTTGAGGAGCTGAAGCTAGCCTCGGGACTGTTGGTTTTTATCAAAAGCTATCAACAACAAATGCATACGCCTGTTGATGTCGAGGAGAAGGACGTTTCTAACTTGAGTTCGCGCTCAGGGTTTTTTCGTTATTTTTTTAATAGGCCATCTTTGAAACCGCCACGCGAACTCAAACAGCCAACGACGAGTGAGGTAAGAATCAAGAGTGCTAGCCACGCAAACTTTGAGAGATACACCCAAGTTTTGAGTGATGAGAGATGGGATGTGTTGAAAGACCTGTTTCTTCAGGAGTATTACTCTATGTATGGAATTTCCCAACATGAGCCCTTGCTGATATATTTATCGCTTGGAATTTCGACTTTAAAAACAAGGGCGTGCATGCACGAGATGGAAACTCATGGTGGGAGTAATGACTCGCTTACTAACTACTTGCGTGGTGAAATAACTAAGACCAATTGCCCGGTTTGTAGCAAAGAATTTTCAGCCATATCAGGCAACCTTCCCTATGCGCACCACATTCAATCAAGTCTGTTTGATGACCCTGTAATGCTTCCGAACGGCAACATCTACGactcaaaaaagctgaagcagtTGGCTGTTGAGCTGCGCAGCAAAATGCTCTGCGAGCTTCAATCGGACCAAATCCTTGATCCGATTGACCAGAAAGTTTTCTCTGAGAAGGATTTTATTACTATGTATCCGACATaa
- the BMT5 gene encoding 25S rRNA (uracil2634-N3)-methyltransferase (similar to uniprot|P40493 Saccharomyces cerevisiae YIL096C Hypothetical ORF): protein MARKLKGKTTSKGLKGALLRHQAQEQLNKKITSKQEHAVKKNRPTKAVLNNQKIQRETAAKFIPFEKESTLLLIGEGDFSFARSIIENEYISPANLVVTSYDNSPKELNLKYPKSFQQNYDFLMEHGTKVFFKIDATNLIKSFKLSKKTTWQKIVSSELASKGLQNIMFNFPHTGKGIKDQDRNIRDHQELILAFFRSSKEFFKQINQNLSSAILDKFAQGYTLKSQENGTPASDSQGKVLISVFNGEPYDSWQIKILAKTSGWKVERSNKFQWENYPEYSHKRTNSEQETTKPAAEREARTFIFELYDKKKHAKNGKKSQNAGSDDEN, encoded by the coding sequence ATGGCGCGTAAACTCAAAGGAAAAACCACCTCTAAAGGTCTAAAAGGTGCCTTACTAAggcatcaagctcaagaacagCTTAACAAGAAAATCACGAGCAAGCAAGAACATGCTGTAAAGAAAAACAGACCAACCAAAGCGGTACTGAACAACCAAAAAATACAGCGCGAAACTGCCGCGAAGTTCATACCCTTCGAAAAAGAATCGACTCTTCTGTTGATAGGAGAAGGAGATTTTTCATTTGCACGTTCTATTATTGAAAATGAATACATTTCGCCTGCGAACCTCGTAGTAACCAGCTATGACAACTCCCCGAAGGAACTTAATCTGAAGTATCCTAAAAGCTTTCAACAGAATTATGACTTCTTGATGGAGCATGGTACCAaggttttcttcaaaattgacgCCACTAATTTAATCAAATCATTCAAACTGAGCAAGAAAACCACTTGGCAAAAGATTGTTAGCAGCGAGTTGGCGTCAAAGGGCCTCCAAAACATTATGTTCAATTTTCCACACACGGGGAAAGGGATCAAAGATCAAGATAGAAATATACGCGATCACCAGGAGCTAATCTTAGCATTCTTCAGGAGTAgcaaagagtttttcaagcagaTCAACCAAAACCTTTCAAGCGCAATTCTCGATAAATTTGCGCAAGGGTATACTCTCAAAAGTCAAGAAAATGGTACCCCCGCAAGTGATAGCCAAGGAAAAGTGTTGATATCTGTGTTCAATGGCGAGCCATATGATTCATGgcaaatcaaaattttggcaaagACATCTGGGTGGAAAGTTGAGCGGTCAAACAAATTTCAATGGGAGAATTATCCAGAATACTCTCATAAGCGTACCAACAGCGAGCAAGAAACCACCAAGCCAGCTGCAGAACGGGAAGCACGaacatttatttttgaactgTACGATAAAAAAAAGCACGCAAAAAACGGGAAGAAGTCGCAAAACGCTGGGAGTGATGACGAAAATTAA
- the GPI15 gene encoding phosphatidylinositol N-acetylglucosaminyltransferase GPI15 (similar to uniprot|P53961 Saccharomyces cerevisiae YNL038W GPI15 Protein involved in the synthesis of N-acetylglucosaminyl phosphatidylinositol (GlcNAc-PI) the first intermediate in the synthesis of glycosylphosphatidylinositol (GPI) anchors homologous to the human PIG-H protein): MSSKRYSLKVEGNASGSHMRFTVVPRNYKRTCGLNLLFYIVANAGIFGFIEQTTSWSLQNIRTAETLVALSMLALIRNPPIESLSVFRSVGIQISEVRGCVLLPTFINEKLLEQRKFIPKDKIGDIIINEGFQKGFKVIFYLAIILKDASRLQLVFPVCYRF, translated from the coding sequence ATGTCGTCAAAGAGATACTCTCTAAAAGTTGAGGGCAATGCGTCGGGATCGCACATGAGATTTACCGTCGTGCCGCGGAACTACAAGCGAACGTGTGGATTAAATTTGCTGTTCTACATTGTTGCAAATGCTGGAATTTTTGGTTTCATTGAACAGACGACCTCGTGGTCACTACAGAACATACGTACCGCTGAGACGCTGGTCGCTCTATCGATGCTTGCGCTGATTCGTAATCCCCCAATCGAGTCCCTGTCGGTATTCAGAAGTGTGGGCATCCAAATATCGGAGGTGCGGGGGTGCGTTTTACTTCCCACGTTCATCAATGAAAAGCTACTCGAGCAACGTAAATTCATTCCAAAAGATAAAATAGGCGACATTATAATCAATGAAGGCTTCCAAAAAGGTTTCAAAGTGATATTCTACCTCGCAATCATTTTGAAGGACGCATCCCGCCTTCAACTAGTGTTTCCCGTATGTTACCGATTTTAA